GAAAGAGGCCATTGAATTACTTCAGCGCCAAAATATCATCCGGTTGCACACCCAAACTGATTGGACAAATGTGCCCCCGACAGCCTCGCCGGTCTTTTTTGAACACGACGATTTCTTTGTACGCAAAGGCAACAAAATGGTAGAAACTGATATAAAAGACCTTCGCAGTACAAAAGCGTTTATCGGATTGGTCAATCGTGCAAAACACAGTATTGTGTTTGAAAATGCTTATGTCATTCCAACCCGAAGATGGAGAAATGCTTTAAAAAAAGCGGCAGAACGGGGAGTATCCGTCAGAATACTGACCAATTCAATTGCAACCAACGATGTGATGATTGCACAGGCAGCCTATCTCAACCAACGAAAAAAACTCTTAAAAATGGGAATCGAACTTTGGGAATACCGGATGCACGAAAGAACCCTGCACACAAAAGCAGGCATCATAGACGACACCATTTCCATCGTTGGCAGCTATAACCTTCATGCGGTGTCACAAAAATGGACAACGGAAGTTTTAGCATGGGTGGCCGATCCCGATATCGCGCGGCAACATAAAGCAATGATGGATAAAAACCTCGAATATTCCATAAAAATCGGCCCTAACAACCGACCGGTTCTCCCGGGCGGAATAACGATTTCAAAGCCCCCTTTTAACCGAAGAATAAAAACCTTTTTGGCGAGATACAGCCTTGCTTATGTCTTTGCATTGATATAAACAAATCCCCGAATTTAAATAAAGCAGTTAAATGCTATCAGCCCAGGACGGGTTTGGTTTGTGCTATACACATATTTATAAATGCTCGCTTAACAAGCGCTTTTTATGCCTCCGCAAAGCCTCAAAGCACCCCTGCAACGGGTTAAATCACCTCTGCAATGACTTATTGCACCCCTGCATTTCTTCAAATCGCCCCTGCAAAGGCTTATTGCACCCCTGCAACGGGTTAAATCACTTCTGCAATGGCATAATGCACCTTTGCATTGGCTCAAAGTACCCGTGCAATAACCTATTGCGCCCCTGAAATGGCTTATGGCACCTCTGCATTACATCAAATCACCCCTGCAATGACTTAATGCACCCCTGCATTGGCTCAAAGTCCCCCTGCAATGACTTTTTGTCAACCCTGTTTGATGCCTTACATCTTGTTTTTTTACACTAATAAGTGGGGAGGCATCCCCTGATATTCCATGTTTAGTGTGCATTGATTATTCTATGTCTGCCTGAAATTCTTTGCAAAGCCGGCATTTTTTGATGCATTGGGAGGTATTTTTTAATCTCGGCTTCAAATTCAGGCTTGTGCGGGTCTATTAGAGGAGGGCTATAAAAAAGCGATATTCCTCCCTTCCAAAGTAGAAAGTACCTAATCAATTCCAAACCGGTTTTTCGGGCCAACATCGCCGGAACAGGCAAATCTTCTTTACAGAATACTTGTGGGTTTCGGTTATTTTGGGTGAATATTTATTATTTGATTGTTTTATCAAATGCTTTGCAGGTAAAGCTACATTTTCCATAACAAAAAAAGCACAGGCATTTAAGACCTGTGCTTTTAAATGAACAACTTTTATATTTGAGCAGATTGCTTAACGGATCGTAGTGTTTTGCTGTATCCAGCATTTTACCGTAACCGGTGTGCCGGTTGTGTAGCCTTTAAAAAATAGCGTTTCTTTGTTGGGGAACCCTTTGGAGGCGGCATTGATTTTTTCAGATGCTTTTGCTGCCACACTGGGGTCAATGTCTCTCGCTCTTGCATACATATCGGCAGCCACCCAATAAATAGCATGTCCGTCAAAGCCGTCGTCTCCGCATGAACCTTTGCTTCGCATATAAAGGTCGCCGATAAAAATATAAGGTTCTCCGGAACCGGGCTGAAGGTCGGCAGCTTTTTTGGCATACTGCCGCGCTTTAGAATAATTGCCATTGGCTACCTGTTCAATTTTTGCCAACTGCATATATACTTTTGATTCTTTGGCAGGGTCATTTTCTAATTCTAAAGATTGAAGATAGTATTTAATGGCATTGCCAAAGTCGCTGTTTTTTTGATATTGTTGAGCGATAAACCTTGCCTGAGAAGCAGAAGGCTCCAGCGTTTGCCATTTAAGCAATACTTCAAAATAGAGCGGAGTGTCAGTACAACGGGTTTGTTTTAGCTTTGAATAAACCTGTTTCAGGGTGCTGATGTCGTTTGGATTAGCCCGGTATTTATCTCCGAATATTTGTAAAACAGTAGGACAATCGGTCGAGGCAGTAGCAGTAGCTGCAGATGTTGCAGCATCAACCCGTTCTTTCCAGTTTTCCATAACTTCCTGAACTTGTTTGTAGAGGGCGGCATAGTATTCATCTTCATTGTTTTCCACATTGTTGTTGACAATATCAATAAGATAGTCATAAGCCGCAAACATAGAATCGGGTTTAATTACCTTGGTTTGGTAAAGCGAAACCATATCTTTAAAATATTGGTAAACAATATCGTAAGGTGCATCTTCGGTCTCTTCGGCAATGGCCTTTTGGCGCATTAAAATTAAGGCATCAGTTTCATGCGGTTTGTAGGTAGCATAAGTCCGCGCTTTCAGGCTATACATTTGAGCGGTTTCGTTAAAAGCGGTTCCTCGTTTGTCGTACAATTGAAATATGGTGTCTAAGTAGGCATAGGCTTTTGCCTCATCCAAAAATTTCCATTTTACCAAACCTCCGTTGTCTTTACAAGGGCTATCCTCAATGTAACCCGGAATTGTAGAACCATCTTTGCAAACAGCGTCTTCAATCTGTTTCTCCAAAAATGTTCTGTACATTTTTTCACCATCAATATAAGGTGTTTTACGGGCAGTTGGGGCGTTTTTAATCACATAACGCCAATAAGGCAAGGCATCGGCGTATAGGTTTTGTTTGTAGTATTCCCGATAGAGTGAATAATTTTGGACCGTTTCAACGCTGTCCGGTCCCCATTTGCCGGCAACTTCCATAAACAAGGCATCTGCTTCTGTTGCCTGAACAGTTTTGGAAGTTTGTTTTTCTTCGGTTTTAGGTTCGTTTTTTTTGCCTTTTTTCTGAGCATATCCCTGAAAAGTAAGGCTGCCAAAAATCAGGGAGGTTATTAGGGCAAGCAGGCAAATTTTCGACAATCTTTGCATGATGGGATGGTTTGTTTTTTAAAGTAGGAAATTAATAGTTGAATAAAATTTTTTTTGCCTTTCGTTCATGTAACAGATATAAAAGAGGTTTGTTTTAATCGTAACGGCGTTTAATAAACCATTTGTCGTTTAAAGTAAAGCCGAAGGTTGCAAGCAGGCTGGTTTCACGAATTAAAGCATTTTGTATAGTACCTCTTTGACCTAATTCCACAGATAAGTTTAATCGTGAACGTACTCTTTTGAGCGGCATACCCATTCCAAAGGTAATGCCCCACTCGGTCAATCTGGTATCATGCATGGTTAATCTGCCTGTTCCGAAATACCCGCCGGCGCTGTAAGAAGAGTTTTTAAAAAAACTTCCTGAAGAGCGGCTGTCGGGAACTATGGTTGCTCCGGTTGAAAATTTAAGACTATTGGTCAGTGAGGTATCTGATTGTTCATAAAACCTGAACTGTTCCCAGTTTTCCCAGCTAACGTCAGCACTGACAATCCATTGGTCTGTGCTTTGAAGTGATACGCCGGTCGAAATCTTGGCAGGCAGTGAAATTTTACCTTTCTGATCGTTGGTAATAAAAAGCGTATCTATCACCGAAACATTATCATCTTCAATCTGAGCCCTTTCCCAACGAGTATTCTGTGTACTGTTAAGCTTGGTGCCTGCATTTCCGGATGCTCCAAAAATCAGGTTCAGCTTTTTCGACAGTTTCAAATCATACTGAAGCCCCAAATTCCAGATAAATCCTCTTGGGAAAATATCCTGAGTTCTTACATTGTTAAATACATTTTCTTCAGAAGGGAATGTTTGTCGCAATTGCCGCGATTGAGTGCCAAAAACATAGCCAAGGTTGAGCCCGGCAGAAACAGACTTATATTTAAATCCATTGCCGAAATAAACCTGATACAATTGCCCGTTCCCTAAAAATCTGTACTGAAGGGTGTCAATTCCCTCCTGACTCTTATTGACCGATATGTCGTAGTGAAAATAGCTGTAGGGCAATATTCCGAAACTTGCCCCCCAATATTTTTTTAACGGAAACGCAAAGGCCAGGTAAGAAAGGTTGCCGGTAGCAGTACGATGCTGCTCGGTGGCAGTATTGAGCCACAAGGCGCTGCCCTGAAGAGCAATTTCGTAGGTAGTCAGTTGCAGAGAACTATAAGAAGCCGGATTGCCGTAGTTTATATTCAGCGGGGTTCGCAAAGCAGTACTGACACCGCCCATTGCGCGGTTAAATGCAAACTGAGTTGGGTGTATATCACCGGTGCCGGCAATGGAGTAGGGAGAATTGACCTGGTTGATCTGAGCGAAACCTTTAAACGAAAAGAAAAATGAAAAAATCAGGAGGCAAAATGCCTTAGATGTTGCCGACATTATATTGTAAAATTTTGTTCAACCCTTCGGGTACTAAATTTGGGGACACAAATATCTGATTATTAAGCCTCTTTTCAAAAAAAATGGCATCTCCTCCTGTTAATATGACTTTTTGTACCGAATATTCCTGTCGGTAGCGGTCTATAATGCCGTCCATTTCGGCCAAAGCACTCACAATAACACCCGAAATCAGGGAATAGTATGTATTGTTGCCTACTAATGGCAAAAAATTGATTTCATCAAGTGTTGTTTCAATAAACGGCAATTTTTGGGTAAAGGTGTGCAAAGCCTTAAATCTCATCATAATTCCGGGTGAAATGGCACCACCCAAATAGCTGCCTTTGGCATTGATGAAATCATATTTGATGCAAGTACCGGCATCTATGACCAATAGATTGGTTTCCGGAAACAGGTTATTAGCTCCTATTACTGCCGCTAACCGGTCGTTGCCCAATGTTTGCGGAGTCTCATATTTGTTGTCTATCGGAATTGGTGTTGAGGCTGAAAGCAGCACCAAAACAGTTTTCCTGCAAATAGTATCAATCAGATCGTCAGCGTTTTTTCCAACTGACGAAACAATTGTATGGCGGATTTGAAAGTCATCAATCAACCTGTTCATATTTTCAACAGTTGGCAAACCGTTGAAAATGGTGTGTTGAACCAATTGATTTTGCCGGTCAAACACGGCAACCTTGGTTCGGGTATTGCCTATATCCAGACACAGGTTCATATTCTATGAGATAACGTTGTTTTAGGGCAAAAAAATATCGGTGAAATCTTACCGAAAAAAAATGGGCAAGACTACACCGATATTCTTTGTTCGCACATTGTTGTCGTAATTATGAACGAACGATTTTAAATTAGAATCAGTAAAATGAAATCTTAAAGAGCAGGAATGCGCAACACCTGTCCGGGATAAATCTTATCAGGGTCAGACAACATGGGTTTGTTGGCTTCAAAAATAACCATGTATTTATTGGCATTGCCATAAAACTCTTTGGCAATTTTTGAAAGCGTATCGCCTTTAACAACAGTGTAGTATTGCGAGTCAGTCTGCTCAACACTGCGATCTTCGGGCAACGAAATACGGTCTTCGACATAAGCAATACCATCAACATTGCCGCAAACCAAAATTGCTTTTTCTTTGTCGGACACACTGTATGCTTTACCGTGAACAATTGCGGTTTCATCGTTTACCTGTATGTATAGGTCTTCAATGTTCAATCCGAATTTGCGCACTTCGCTTTCTAATAAAAGCGCTTTTTGAGCATCCAATTCTTCCTGGCTTAAAACGGGAGTAGTTGACACAACTTCTTTTTTCTCAGCGGTCTCATCTTTTCTTCCGAAAAGTTTAGCACCGGCATTTTTCATAAACGAAATAAGTCCCATTGTTTAGTGTTATTTAGTGGTTACAAAATATAATTTTCATAGAAGATGCAAATATAAGGTCTTTTTCTGTTTAACCAAAAAAAGGCTGTTTGGATTGCATAAATTGATGAAAAAATTTTAAAAAAAATAAATTGTTCCTCCTTCGTTTATCTGCTTAACAGATAGTTCTCATAAGGCAACCTTGTGGCAATAGACCGGGCAAGCGTAAATTCATCTACATATTCCAGTTCTCCGCCAAATGCAATGCCGCGCGCAACAGTAGTTATTTTAACCGGTAAGCCTGACAGTTTTTTGGAAATGTAAAAAATAGTGGTGTCGCCTTCCATTGTCGGGCTTAAAGCCATGATGAGTTCTTCTACAATTTCGGTTTTTACCCGCTCTACCAGGCTTTCAATTTGGAGGTTATCAGGGCCAATACCATCTATAGGTGAAATAACTCCACCAATCACATGATAAACTCCGTTAAACTGCTGTGTATTTTCTATCGCTATCACATCCCTTAGCGTCTCTACCACACAAACGAGGGTTTTGTTTCTCGAAGGGCTGGCACAAATATTGCAAATTTCGGTGTCAGCCACATTATGGCATATCTTGCACTTTTTAATGTCATTGCGCATCCTGATAATCGTTTCGCTGAACCGCTCTACTTCTTTGGAGTCTTGTTTAAGCAAATGCAACACCAGCCGAAGGGCAGTTTTTTTTCCGATACCCGGAAGTTTTGAAAATTCATTGACAGAGTCTTCGATATGTTTAGATGGATAATTCATAAAAGGGGACAAAAAAAAATAGAAAGTAAAGACCTGAAAAAAATTTTACTGCTCATTGCTTGGAGGAAAAAAGGCTTGCCCTTTCGTCCGTAAAGGTACGGAAGAATTTATGATACTTCTGCCTTACTTAGGAGGTAACTCCAAAGTACAAACAATGGCATAATGGTCTGAATAGTCTTTTTTAAGAATAGAAAAGCCATGAGAAACCATTGTTGGATCATGTAGGATATAGTCAATGCGAAGGTTAGGGGTAAGGGCGTTATAGGTTTTGCCCATTCCAAAATCACTTTTTAAAAATGCATCCTGTAGATTTTTACTGATGGTGCGGTAGGTATAGGATGCAGGCACATCGTTAAAATCGCCACAAACAACAACAGGATGGGGCGATTTTTGGATATGTTCTGCCAGCACGCGGGCTTGTGTACTTCTCTTTTGAAAACCGCCCCCCAGTTTCACCACAATATCCTTGGCTTTTTGTAAAGCCGTTTGTTTTAAAGGGTTATCATTCAGATTTCCGGAAAGTTCGCTGATGTATTTGACTTCTTTGTCAGCAAGTTTAAATGAT
This is a stretch of genomic DNA from Sphingobacteriales bacterium. It encodes these proteins:
- the lysM gene encoding peptidoglycan-binding protein LysM, giving the protein MGLISFMKNAGAKLFGRKDETAEKKEVVSTTPVLSQEELDAQKALLLESEVRKFGLNIEDLYIQVNDETAIVHGKAYSVSDKEKAILVCGNVDGIAYVEDRISLPEDRSVEQTDSQYYTVVKGDTLSKIAKEFYGNANKYMVIFEANKPMLSDPDKIYPGQVLRIPAL
- a CDS encoding phosphatidylserine/phosphatidylglycerophosphate/cardiolipin synthase family protein, with product MLLFQKTAKAIFRSIAFSLLILAPFGWLQADIFRILDEDKEALQCRIDLIQQAEREILLSYYIVNDDVLGNALFYLLVEASQQRGVKVHLLVDAFRSRIAKPTIAYLEENGVTVQVFNPGRLFKPRSITHRLHDKIFMTDARSFITGGRNLKRDYYELGETFNFTDRDVLVQGEAAVKEARIHFFSIWNNRKLSFIRKTKKLTEKQRIQVRQQLKEAIELLQRQNIIRLHTQTDWTNVPPTASPVFFEHDDFFVRKGNKMVETDIKDLRSTKAFIGLVNRAKHSIVFENAYVIPTRRWRNALKKAAERGVSVRILTNSIATNDVMIAQAAYLNQRKKLLKMGIELWEYRMHERTLHTKAGIIDDTISIVGSYNLHAVSQKWTTEVLAWVADPDIARQHKAMMDKNLEYSIKIGPNNRPVLPGGITISKPPFNRRIKTFLARYSLAYVFALI
- a CDS encoding type III pantothenate kinase, translating into MNLCLDIGNTRTKVAVFDRQNQLVQHTIFNGLPTVENMNRLIDDFQIRHTIVSSVGKNADDLIDTICRKTVLVLLSASTPIPIDNKYETPQTLGNDRLAAVIGANNLFPETNLLVIDAGTCIKYDFINAKGSYLGGAISPGIMMRFKALHTFTQKLPFIETTLDEINFLPLVGNNTYYSLISGVIVSALAEMDGIIDRYRQEYSVQKVILTGGDAIFFEKRLNNQIFVSPNLVPEGLNKILQYNVGNI
- the recR gene encoding recombination protein RecR is translated as MNYPSKHIEDSVNEFSKLPGIGKKTALRLVLHLLKQDSKEVERFSETIIRMRNDIKKCKICHNVADTEICNICASPSRNKTLVCVVETLRDVIAIENTQQFNGVYHVIGGVISPIDGIGPDNLQIESLVERVKTEIVEELIMALSPTMEGDTTIFYISKKLSGLPVKITTVARGIAFGGELEYVDEFTLARSIATRLPYENYLLSR
- a CDS encoding outer membrane protein transport protein, yielding MSATSKAFCLLIFSFFFSFKGFAQINQVNSPYSIAGTGDIHPTQFAFNRAMGGVSTALRTPLNINYGNPASYSSLQLTTYEIALQGSALWLNTATEQHRTATGNLSYLAFAFPLKKYWGASFGILPYSYFHYDISVNKSQEGIDTLQYRFLGNGQLYQVYFGNGFKYKSVSAGLNLGYVFGTQSRQLRQTFPSEENVFNNVRTQDIFPRGFIWNLGLQYDLKLSKKLNLIFGASGNAGTKLNSTQNTRWERAQIEDDNVSVIDTLFITNDQKGKISLPAKISTGVSLQSTDQWIVSADVSWENWEQFRFYEQSDTSLTNSLKFSTGATIVPDSRSSGSFFKNSSYSAGGYFGTGRLTMHDTRLTEWGITFGMGMPLKRVRSRLNLSVELGQRGTIQNALIRETSLLATFGFTLNDKWFIKRRYD